Proteins found in one Quercus robur chromosome 2, dhQueRobu3.1, whole genome shotgun sequence genomic segment:
- the LOC126716049 gene encoding uncharacterized protein LOC126716049 isoform X5: MFEGKELGNGLVEEERELSKSSTNKVDPGKPALLTWQRKLNSEGSALSEFTLSLKERVQMGVAINLFAKRLVTSCHGIPLGGIGSGSIGRSYRGEFQRWQLFPRKCEEKPVLANQFSVFVKRSSGEKYSTVLCPGSPEVLKETDVSGIGSWDWNLNGGNSTYHALFPRSWTVYEGNRLVENLIRNLKWFVVKFHLLSPIITRRAASLYQFLLSRCTILERLLQMLPCFSHGQYVSFSCVHHFQIYVLWFHTYNSVGGLSEFSGQHFNSKIMMKDGVHGVLLHHKTANERPPVTFAIAAEETDGVHVSKCPYFVISGNSQGITAKDMWQEIKEYGSFDRLSSMETSVPSEPGSSIGAAIAASLTIPSNAVRSVTFSLAWDCPEVNFSSGKTYYRRYTKFYGTRGDAAAKIAHYAILENGHWESQIDAWQRPILEDKRFPEWYPITLFNELYYLNSGGTIWTDGSPPVHNLASIVQKKFSLDNSRPGLKDIIDVPHQNDTASDILERMTSVLDQIHTTTSSNSAFGPNLLQKGEENIGQFLYLEGIEYHMWNTYDVHFYSSFALVMLFPKLELSIQRDFAAAVMMHDPSRMKILCDGEWVGRKVLGAVPHDIGMNDPWFEVNAYSLYNTDRWKDLNSKFVLQVYRDVVATGDKNFAQAVWPSVYVAMAYMEQFDKDGDGMIENEGFPDQTYDTWSVSGVSAYSGGLWVAALQATSAMAREVGDKASEDYFWFKFQKAKAAYDKLWNGSYFNYDSSGRSSSSSVQADQLAGQWYARACGLLPIVDEDKAKSALEKVFNYNVLKWKNGRWGAVNGMLPDGNVDMSSMQSREIWSGVTYAVAAAMIHEDMIDMAFQTAFGVYEAAWSKEGLGYSFQTPEAWNNKDQYRSICYMRPLAIWAMQWALTRPNLLDAEVRQEVKEDSMFVHRCGFSKVACLLKLPEEGKSRSLLQALYEFALTKVGI; the protein is encoded by the exons GGGGTTGCTATCAATCTATTTGCTAAACGCCTTGTAACTTCTTGTCATGGCATTCCCTTAGGTGGTATAGG CTCAGGCAGCATAGGAAGGAGTTACAGAGGTGAGTTTCAGCGCTGGCAACTATTCCCTAGAAAATGTGAAGAGAAACCAGTTTTAGCAAATCAATTTTCG GTTTTTGTTAAGCGCTCAAGTGGTGAAAAATATTCAACAGTGTTGTGCCCAGGGAGCCCAGAGGTGCTTAA AGAAACTGATGTTTCAGGGATTGGATCTTGGGACTGGAATCTGAATGGAGGCAACTCTACGTATCATGCTTTATTCCCAAGGTCATGGACTGTATATGAGGGTAATCGTTTAGTG GAGAACCTGATCCGGAACTTAAAATGGTTTGTCGTCAAATTTCACCTGTTATCCCCCATAATTACAAGGAGAGCAGCTTCCCTGTATCAGTTTTTACTTTCACG CTGTACAATTCTGGAAAGACTGCTGCAGATGTTACCTTGCTTTTCACATGGGCAGTATGTCTCCTTTTCATGTGTTCatcactttcaaatttatgtcCTTTGGTTCCATACATAT AATTCTGTTGGGGGGCTTTCTGAATTTTCTGGTCAGCActtcaattcaaaaataat GATGAAGGATGGTGTGCATGGTGTACTTCTACATCACAA GACTGCAAATGAACGCCCACCTGTGACTTTTGCAATTGCAGCAGAGGAGACTGATGGTGTTCATGTCTCTAAGTGCCCTTACTTTGTGATATCCGGTAACTCTCAGGGTATCACTGCAAAAGACATGTGGCAGGAAATCAAGGAG TATGGTTCCTTTGACCGCCTTAGTTCCATGGAAACGTCAGTGCCTTCAGAACCAGGATCATCTATTGGGGCAGCCATTGCTGCTTCTCTTACAATTCCTTCGAATGCAGTACGTTCTGTAACATTTTCATTGGCATGGGACTGCCCTGAAGTAAACTTTTCGAGTGGAAAAACTTATTACAG GCGTTACACTAAATTCTATGGTACCCGTGGGGATGCTGCTGCAAAGATTGCACATTATGCTATTCTTG AGAATGGCCATTGGGAGTCCCAGATAGATGCATGGCAAAGACCTATTCTTGAAGACAAGAGGTTTCCTGAATG GTACCCTATAACTCTCTTCAATGAGCTCTATTATCTTAATTCAGGGGGGACAATTTGGACAG ATGGATCACCGCCGGTTCATAATTTAGCAAGCATTGTACAAAAGAAGTTTTCCCTTGATAATTCCAGGCCAGGTTTGAAAGACATAATTGATGTACCCCATCAAAATGATACCGCTAGTGATATTCTTGAAAGGATGACTTCAGTACTTGATCAAATCCACACCACAACTTCATCAAACTCTGCATTTGGGCCAAATCTTCTTcagaaaggagaagaaaacaTTGGGCAATTCCTTTATCTTGAAGGTATTGAATATCACATGTGGAACACTTACGATGTCCATTTCTACTCATCTTTTGCATTAGTCATGCTTTTTCCAAAACTTGAACTTAGCATCCAAAGAGACTTTGCAGCGGCAGTAATGATGCATGATCCCAGtaggatgaaaattttatgTGATGGAGAGTGGGTTGGTAGAAAGGTGCTTGGAGCTGTTCCTCATGATATTGGAATGAATGACCCATGGTTTGAAGTAAATGCTTATAGCCTTTATAACACTGACAGGTGGAAAGActtgaattcaaaatttgtcCTTCAAGTTTATAGGGATGTGGTTGCCACAGGTGATAAGAATTTTGCACAAGCTGTTTGGCCCTCTGTTTATGTTGCAATGGCTTATATGGAACAATTTGACAAGGATGGAGATGGGATGATTGAGAACGAAGGCTTCCCTGATCAAACTTATGATACATGGTCTGTCTCTGGTGTGAGTGCATACAGTGGAGGGTTGTGGGTGGCAGCCTTGCAGGCTACATCTGCCATGGCACGTGAAGTAGGTGATAAGGCATCTGAGGATTACTTTTGGTTTAAGTTTCAGAAAGCAAAAGCCGCGTATGATAAATTATGGAATGGTTCTTACTTCAATTATGACAGCAGTGGCAGAAGTTCAAGTTCATCCGTTCAAGCTGATCAATTAGCTGGACAATG GTATGCTAGAGCATGCGGTCTTTTACCAATTGTTGACGAAGACAAGGCCAAAAGTGCACTAGAAAAGGTCTTTAATTACAATGTCTTAAAGTGGAAGAATGGAAGGTGGGGAGCTGTCAATGGGATGTTACCTGATGGGAATGTTGACATGTCATCCATGCAATCAAGAGAAATATGGTCTGGAGTCACATATGCTGTTGCTGCAGCAATGATCCATGAAGATATGATTGATATGGCATTTCAGACTGCATTTGGAGTCTACGAAGCTGCATGGTCTAAAGAAGGACTTGG TTATTCTTTTCAAACTCCGGAAGCTTGGAACAACAAGGACCAATACAGATCTATATGTTACATGCGCCCTTTGGCCATATGGGCCATGCAGTGGGCACTAACGAGACCAAACCTTCTTGACGCAGAGGTGAGACAAGAAGTGAAGGAAGATTCTATGTTTGTGCACCGTTGTGGGTTCTCAAAAGTTGCTTGCCTTTTAAAGTTGCCTGAAGAGGGAAAGTCTAGAAGTCTTTTACAGGCTTTATATGAGTTCGCCTTGACTAAGGTTGGGATTTAA
- the LOC126716049 gene encoding uncharacterized protein LOC126716049 isoform X16, with protein MEATLRIMLYSQGHGLYMRENLIRNLKWFVVKFHLLSPIITRRAASLYQFLLSRCTILERLLQMLPCFSHGQYVSFSCVHHFQIYVLWFHTYNSVGGLSEFSGQHFNSKIMMKDGVHGVLLHHKTANERPPVTFAIAAEETDGVHVSKCPYFVISGNSQGITAKDMWQEIKEYGSFDRLSSMETSVPSEPGSSIGAAIAASLTIPSNAVRSVTFSLAWDCPEVNFSSGKTYYRRYTKFYGTRGDAAAKIAHYAILENGHWESQIDAWQRPILEDKRFPEWYPITLFNELYYLNSGGTIWTDGSPPVHNLASIVQKKFSLDNSRPGLKDIIDVPHQNDTASDILERMTSVLDQIHTTTSSNSAFGPNLLQKGEENIGQFLYLEGIEYHMWNTYDVHFYSSFALVMLFPKLELSIQRDFAAAVMMHDPSRMKILCDGEWVGRKVLGAVPHDIGMNDPWFEVNAYSLYNTDRWKDLNSKFVLQVYRDVVATGDKNFAQAVWPSVYVAMAYMEQFDKDGDGMIENEGFPDQTYDTWSVSGVSAYSGGLWVAALQATSAMAREVGDKASEDYFWFKFQKAKAAYDKLWNGSYFNYDSSGRSSSSSVQADQLAGQWYARACGLLPIVDEDKAKSALEKVFNYNVLKWKNGRWGAVNGMLPDGNVDMSSMQSREIWSGVTYAVAAAMIHEDMIDMAFQTAFGVYEAAWSKEGLGYSFQTPEAWNNKDQYRSICYMRPLAIWAMQWALTRPNLLDAEVRQEVKEDSMFVHRCGFSKVACLLKLPEEGKSRSLLQALYEFALTKVGI; from the exons ATGGAGGCAACTCTACGTATCATGCTTTATTCCCAAGGTCATGGACTGTATATGAGG GAGAACCTGATCCGGAACTTAAAATGGTTTGTCGTCAAATTTCACCTGTTATCCCCCATAATTACAAGGAGAGCAGCTTCCCTGTATCAGTTTTTACTTTCACG CTGTACAATTCTGGAAAGACTGCTGCAGATGTTACCTTGCTTTTCACATGGGCAGTATGTCTCCTTTTCATGTGTTCatcactttcaaatttatgtcCTTTGGTTCCATACATAT AATTCTGTTGGGGGGCTTTCTGAATTTTCTGGTCAGCActtcaattcaaaaataat GATGAAGGATGGTGTGCATGGTGTACTTCTACATCACAA GACTGCAAATGAACGCCCACCTGTGACTTTTGCAATTGCAGCAGAGGAGACTGATGGTGTTCATGTCTCTAAGTGCCCTTACTTTGTGATATCCGGTAACTCTCAGGGTATCACTGCAAAAGACATGTGGCAGGAAATCAAGGAG TATGGTTCCTTTGACCGCCTTAGTTCCATGGAAACGTCAGTGCCTTCAGAACCAGGATCATCTATTGGGGCAGCCATTGCTGCTTCTCTTACAATTCCTTCGAATGCAGTACGTTCTGTAACATTTTCATTGGCATGGGACTGCCCTGAAGTAAACTTTTCGAGTGGAAAAACTTATTACAG GCGTTACACTAAATTCTATGGTACCCGTGGGGATGCTGCTGCAAAGATTGCACATTATGCTATTCTTG AGAATGGCCATTGGGAGTCCCAGATAGATGCATGGCAAAGACCTATTCTTGAAGACAAGAGGTTTCCTGAATG GTACCCTATAACTCTCTTCAATGAGCTCTATTATCTTAATTCAGGGGGGACAATTTGGACAG ATGGATCACCGCCGGTTCATAATTTAGCAAGCATTGTACAAAAGAAGTTTTCCCTTGATAATTCCAGGCCAGGTTTGAAAGACATAATTGATGTACCCCATCAAAATGATACCGCTAGTGATATTCTTGAAAGGATGACTTCAGTACTTGATCAAATCCACACCACAACTTCATCAAACTCTGCATTTGGGCCAAATCTTCTTcagaaaggagaagaaaacaTTGGGCAATTCCTTTATCTTGAAGGTATTGAATATCACATGTGGAACACTTACGATGTCCATTTCTACTCATCTTTTGCATTAGTCATGCTTTTTCCAAAACTTGAACTTAGCATCCAAAGAGACTTTGCAGCGGCAGTAATGATGCATGATCCCAGtaggatgaaaattttatgTGATGGAGAGTGGGTTGGTAGAAAGGTGCTTGGAGCTGTTCCTCATGATATTGGAATGAATGACCCATGGTTTGAAGTAAATGCTTATAGCCTTTATAACACTGACAGGTGGAAAGActtgaattcaaaatttgtcCTTCAAGTTTATAGGGATGTGGTTGCCACAGGTGATAAGAATTTTGCACAAGCTGTTTGGCCCTCTGTTTATGTTGCAATGGCTTATATGGAACAATTTGACAAGGATGGAGATGGGATGATTGAGAACGAAGGCTTCCCTGATCAAACTTATGATACATGGTCTGTCTCTGGTGTGAGTGCATACAGTGGAGGGTTGTGGGTGGCAGCCTTGCAGGCTACATCTGCCATGGCACGTGAAGTAGGTGATAAGGCATCTGAGGATTACTTTTGGTTTAAGTTTCAGAAAGCAAAAGCCGCGTATGATAAATTATGGAATGGTTCTTACTTCAATTATGACAGCAGTGGCAGAAGTTCAAGTTCATCCGTTCAAGCTGATCAATTAGCTGGACAATG GTATGCTAGAGCATGCGGTCTTTTACCAATTGTTGACGAAGACAAGGCCAAAAGTGCACTAGAAAAGGTCTTTAATTACAATGTCTTAAAGTGGAAGAATGGAAGGTGGGGAGCTGTCAATGGGATGTTACCTGATGGGAATGTTGACATGTCATCCATGCAATCAAGAGAAATATGGTCTGGAGTCACATATGCTGTTGCTGCAGCAATGATCCATGAAGATATGATTGATATGGCATTTCAGACTGCATTTGGAGTCTACGAAGCTGCATGGTCTAAAGAAGGACTTGG TTATTCTTTTCAAACTCCGGAAGCTTGGAACAACAAGGACCAATACAGATCTATATGTTACATGCGCCCTTTGGCCATATGGGCCATGCAGTGGGCACTAACGAGACCAAACCTTCTTGACGCAGAGGTGAGACAAGAAGTGAAGGAAGATTCTATGTTTGTGCACCGTTGTGGGTTCTCAAAAGTTGCTTGCCTTTTAAAGTTGCCTGAAGAGGGAAAGTCTAGAAGTCTTTTACAGGCTTTATATGAGTTCGCCTTGACTAAGGTTGGGATTTAA
- the LOC126716049 gene encoding uncharacterized protein LOC126716049 isoform X19, translated as MVCRQISPVIPHNYKESSFPVSVFTFTLYNSGKTAADVTLLFTWANSVGGLSEFSGQHFNSKIMMKDGVHGVLLHHKTANERPPVTFAIAAEETDGVHVSKCPYFVISGNSQGITAKDMWQEIKEYGSFDRLSSMETSVPSEPGSSIGAAIAASLTIPSNAVRSVTFSLAWDCPEVNFSSGKTYYRRYTKFYGTRGDAAAKIAHYAILENGHWESQIDAWQRPILEDKRFPEWYPITLFNELYYLNSGGTIWTDGSPPVHNLASIVQKKFSLDNSRPGLKDIIDVPHQNDTASDILERMTSVLDQIHTTTSSNSAFGPNLLQKGEENIGQFLYLEGIEYHMWNTYDVHFYSSFALVMLFPKLELSIQRDFAAAVMMHDPSRMKILCDGEWVGRKVLGAVPHDIGMNDPWFEVNAYSLYNTDRWKDLNSKFVLQVYRDVVATGDKNFAQAVWPSVYVAMAYMEQFDKDGDGMIENEGFPDQTYDTWSVSGVSAYSGGLWVAALQATSAMAREVGDKASEDYFWFKFQKAKAAYDKLWNGSYFNYDSSGRSSSSSVQADQLAGQWYARACGLLPIVDEDKAKSALEKVFNYNVLKWKNGRWGAVNGMLPDGNVDMSSMQSREIWSGVTYAVAAAMIHEDMIDMAFQTAFGVYEAAWSKEGLGYSFQTPEAWNNKDQYRSICYMRPLAIWAMQWALTRPNLLDAEVRQEVKEDSMFVHRCGFSKVACLLKLPEEGKSRSLLQALYEFALTKVGI; from the exons ATGGTTTGTCGTCAAATTTCACCTGTTATCCCCCATAATTACAAGGAGAGCAGCTTCCCTGTATCAGTTTTTACTTTCACG CTGTACAATTCTGGAAAGACTGCTGCAGATGTTACCTTGCTTTTCACATGGGCA AATTCTGTTGGGGGGCTTTCTGAATTTTCTGGTCAGCActtcaattcaaaaataat GATGAAGGATGGTGTGCATGGTGTACTTCTACATCACAA GACTGCAAATGAACGCCCACCTGTGACTTTTGCAATTGCAGCAGAGGAGACTGATGGTGTTCATGTCTCTAAGTGCCCTTACTTTGTGATATCCGGTAACTCTCAGGGTATCACTGCAAAAGACATGTGGCAGGAAATCAAGGAG TATGGTTCCTTTGACCGCCTTAGTTCCATGGAAACGTCAGTGCCTTCAGAACCAGGATCATCTATTGGGGCAGCCATTGCTGCTTCTCTTACAATTCCTTCGAATGCAGTACGTTCTGTAACATTTTCATTGGCATGGGACTGCCCTGAAGTAAACTTTTCGAGTGGAAAAACTTATTACAG GCGTTACACTAAATTCTATGGTACCCGTGGGGATGCTGCTGCAAAGATTGCACATTATGCTATTCTTG AGAATGGCCATTGGGAGTCCCAGATAGATGCATGGCAAAGACCTATTCTTGAAGACAAGAGGTTTCCTGAATG GTACCCTATAACTCTCTTCAATGAGCTCTATTATCTTAATTCAGGGGGGACAATTTGGACAG ATGGATCACCGCCGGTTCATAATTTAGCAAGCATTGTACAAAAGAAGTTTTCCCTTGATAATTCCAGGCCAGGTTTGAAAGACATAATTGATGTACCCCATCAAAATGATACCGCTAGTGATATTCTTGAAAGGATGACTTCAGTACTTGATCAAATCCACACCACAACTTCATCAAACTCTGCATTTGGGCCAAATCTTCTTcagaaaggagaagaaaacaTTGGGCAATTCCTTTATCTTGAAGGTATTGAATATCACATGTGGAACACTTACGATGTCCATTTCTACTCATCTTTTGCATTAGTCATGCTTTTTCCAAAACTTGAACTTAGCATCCAAAGAGACTTTGCAGCGGCAGTAATGATGCATGATCCCAGtaggatgaaaattttatgTGATGGAGAGTGGGTTGGTAGAAAGGTGCTTGGAGCTGTTCCTCATGATATTGGAATGAATGACCCATGGTTTGAAGTAAATGCTTATAGCCTTTATAACACTGACAGGTGGAAAGActtgaattcaaaatttgtcCTTCAAGTTTATAGGGATGTGGTTGCCACAGGTGATAAGAATTTTGCACAAGCTGTTTGGCCCTCTGTTTATGTTGCAATGGCTTATATGGAACAATTTGACAAGGATGGAGATGGGATGATTGAGAACGAAGGCTTCCCTGATCAAACTTATGATACATGGTCTGTCTCTGGTGTGAGTGCATACAGTGGAGGGTTGTGGGTGGCAGCCTTGCAGGCTACATCTGCCATGGCACGTGAAGTAGGTGATAAGGCATCTGAGGATTACTTTTGGTTTAAGTTTCAGAAAGCAAAAGCCGCGTATGATAAATTATGGAATGGTTCTTACTTCAATTATGACAGCAGTGGCAGAAGTTCAAGTTCATCCGTTCAAGCTGATCAATTAGCTGGACAATG GTATGCTAGAGCATGCGGTCTTTTACCAATTGTTGACGAAGACAAGGCCAAAAGTGCACTAGAAAAGGTCTTTAATTACAATGTCTTAAAGTGGAAGAATGGAAGGTGGGGAGCTGTCAATGGGATGTTACCTGATGGGAATGTTGACATGTCATCCATGCAATCAAGAGAAATATGGTCTGGAGTCACATATGCTGTTGCTGCAGCAATGATCCATGAAGATATGATTGATATGGCATTTCAGACTGCATTTGGAGTCTACGAAGCTGCATGGTCTAAAGAAGGACTTGG TTATTCTTTTCAAACTCCGGAAGCTTGGAACAACAAGGACCAATACAGATCTATATGTTACATGCGCCCTTTGGCCATATGGGCCATGCAGTGGGCACTAACGAGACCAAACCTTCTTGACGCAGAGGTGAGACAAGAAGTGAAGGAAGATTCTATGTTTGTGCACCGTTGTGGGTTCTCAAAAGTTGCTTGCCTTTTAAAGTTGCCTGAAGAGGGAAAGTCTAGAAGTCTTTTACAGGCTTTATATGAGTTCGCCTTGACTAAGGTTGGGATTTAA